In one window of bacterium DNA:
- a CDS encoding WYL domain-containing protein: MKRNKSQFSRLLELDKRIRQGLYPNCLNFSADWEVSQKTVQRDIDFLRDSLNAPIDYDREKKGFYYTTTQWFMPSISVSEGDLVAILVAEKALEQYRGTPIAAELERVFSKITDLLPDKITVRPELIFNKFSFTTPPTRAIDMETWSTVVRGLVNQKWLSLVYRSPDKGITPGRMIAPLHMANLQGEWYLFGKIEGEDRVRQFSIGRIQSVKLTDRSFDTPADFDPKTLLANTFGRFVLNDHNHSVRLLFNKEVATWVLEKQWGPKQVIRKRKNGDIELSFSAAGVYEVFRWVMAWGRWVKVQAPGELKKMVDDEITAMCKVRRKKRKG, from the coding sequence GTGAAAAGAAACAAGTCCCAGTTTTCCCGCCTTCTCGAACTCGACAAGCGCATCCGTCAGGGCCTTTACCCCAACTGCCTCAACTTCTCCGCCGACTGGGAAGTCTCCCAGAAGACCGTCCAGCGTGACATTGACTTCCTGCGCGATAGCCTGAACGCCCCGATCGACTACGACCGCGAGAAAAAGGGCTTCTACTACACCACCACACAATGGTTCATGCCATCTATCAGTGTCAGTGAGGGTGACCTGGTGGCCATACTGGTGGCCGAGAAGGCCCTTGAACAATACCGGGGGACCCCGATTGCCGCCGAACTGGAGCGGGTCTTCAGCAAGATAACCGACCTACTGCCCGATAAGATCACAGTCCGGCCGGAACTCATCTTCAACAAGTTCAGCTTTACCACCCCGCCGACGCGTGCCATTGATATGGAGACCTGGTCGACAGTCGTCCGTGGGCTGGTGAACCAAAAATGGCTGTCTCTGGTCTATCGGAGCCCTGATAAAGGGATTACGCCCGGGCGGATGATCGCGCCACTGCATATGGCCAACCTGCAGGGGGAATGGTACCTGTTCGGCAAAATCGAAGGTGAGGACCGCGTCCGCCAGTTCTCCATCGGTCGTATCCAGTCAGTCAAACTGACCGACCGTTCATTCGATACACCTGCCGATTTCGATCCCAAGACGCTGCTCGCCAACACGTTTGGCCGTTTTGTCCTGAATGACCACAACCACAGCGTCCGGCTCCTCTTTAACAAAGAGGTGGCAACCTGGGTCCTGGAAAAGCAATGGGGCCCCAAGCAGGTTATCCGCAAGAGGAAGAACGGCGACATAGAGCTCTCCTTCTCCGCCGCCGGTGTCTACGAGGTTTTCCGCTGGGTAATGGCCTGGGGCCGCTGGGTCAAAGTTCAGGCCCCCGGCGAACTCAAGAAAATGGTCGATGATGAGATTACGGCCATGTGCAAGGTCCGGCGGAAGAAGAGGAAAGGATGA
- a CDS encoding virulence protein RhuM/Fic/DOC family protein: MKKQENQNDIVIYKAKDGRTSLEVNLAQDTVWLNQTQIMALFQRDQSVISRHIRNLFSEGELEQESNMQKMHIADSAKPVILYSLDVIISVGYRVKSKQGTQFRIWATQVLKEHLLRGYTVNEKRLLAQNARLQELQKTVELMGRLLENHELQKDQATGLLKVITDYALALRLLDQYDHQRLTFQGTTTTPAYILTYEMAMDGIAKLGRQDGARGSLFGREKDASFRSSMATIYQTFGGKDVYPSLEEKAAHLLYFVVKNHSFVDGNKRIGAFMFLWFMEANAILYGTEGRKRIGDNALVALTLLIAESRASDKDTVVKVIVNLINRENL; encoded by the coding sequence ATGAAAAAGCAGGAAAACCAAAACGATATCGTCATCTATAAGGCCAAAGATGGCAGGACGTCGCTGGAAGTCAATTTGGCGCAAGATACCGTATGGCTGAATCAGACTCAGATAATGGCTCTCTTTCAACGTGATCAATCGGTCATTTCCAGGCATATTCGTAACCTGTTCTCTGAAGGCGAGTTAGAACAGGAAAGCAATATGCAAAAAATGCATATTGCTGATTCAGCCAAACCTGTGATTCTGTACAGTCTTGATGTGATTATCTCTGTTGGATATCGGGTGAAATCGAAACAAGGTACCCAGTTCCGCATCTGGGCGACCCAGGTGCTCAAAGAACACCTTCTCCGGGGCTACACGGTTAACGAGAAGCGCCTGCTGGCGCAGAATGCCCGGCTTCAGGAATTGCAGAAGACCGTGGAACTCATGGGACGCCTGCTCGAAAACCATGAGCTCCAGAAGGATCAGGCGACCGGTCTGTTGAAAGTGATCACTGATTATGCCCTTGCATTGAGGCTTCTGGATCAATACGACCATCAGCGGTTAACGTTTCAGGGAACGACGACTACCCCGGCATATATTCTGACCTATGAAATGGCTATGGACGGTATTGCCAAGCTTGGCCGGCAGGATGGAGCCAGGGGCAGTTTGTTCGGTCGGGAAAAGGATGCGTCATTCAGAAGTTCAATGGCCACCATCTATCAGACCTTTGGCGGAAAAGATGTTTATCCTAGCCTGGAGGAAAAGGCCGCGCACCTGTTGTACTTTGTAGTCAAGAATCATTCATTCGTGGACGGGAACAAACGCATTGGTGCCTTCATGTTCCTGTGGTTTATGGAGGCCAATGCCATTCTTTACGGGACAGAGGGTCGTAAGCGGATCGGGGATAACGCACTGGTGGCATTGACACTTCTGATTGCGGAAAGTCGGGCCTCCGATAAGGATACCGTTGTCAAGGTCATCGTCAACCTGATCAACCGCGAGAACCTCTGA
- a CDS encoding ADP-ribosylglycohydrolase family protein produces MNTQDRYRGTVIGLAVCDALGTTLEFKPPGSFKPITDVVGGGPFGLKPGQWTDDTSMALCLAESLVEKRGFDPVDQLERYVRWYRQGHFGCTGRCFDIGGTTRSALETFIATHAPYCGSTNPHAAGNGSIMRLAPVPMFFASSAVEAIERSGDSSRTTHGASTCVDACRYMGGLIAGALNGVGKNDLLSDHWAPIPGYWHAHPLCPEIAEIAAGLFKLRNPPEIRGTGHVVRSLEAALWAFHKGNDFQEGALLAVNLGDDADTTGAVYGQIAGAFYGYDAIPKSWRDIVAMKDVILAFADKLHTLSSSGSVQGE; encoded by the coding sequence ATGAACACTCAAGACCGATACCGCGGTACCGTGATTGGCCTCGCCGTTTGCGATGCCTTGGGCACCACCCTGGAATTCAAGCCGCCTGGCAGTTTTAAGCCAATAACCGATGTTGTCGGAGGCGGCCCATTTGGCCTCAAACCTGGCCAATGGACCGATGATACCTCCATGGCCCTTTGCCTGGCCGAAAGCCTCGTGGAAAAACGAGGCTTCGACCCGGTCGATCAATTGGAGCGGTATGTGCGCTGGTACCGACAAGGCCACTTCGGTTGCACTGGCAGGTGCTTCGACATCGGAGGCACCACCAGGTCCGCCCTGGAGACCTTTATAGCCACTCACGCCCCCTATTGCGGGTCCACCAATCCACATGCCGCCGGCAACGGTAGCATCATGCGGTTGGCGCCAGTGCCCATGTTCTTTGCCAGCAGCGCGGTCGAGGCCATCGAGCGTTCCGGAGACAGTTCCCGCACAACTCACGGTGCCAGTACCTGTGTGGATGCATGCCGGTATATGGGCGGACTCATTGCAGGGGCACTCAACGGGGTAGGGAAGAACGATCTTTTGTCCGATCACTGGGCGCCAATACCTGGATACTGGCACGCACACCCGCTATGTCCGGAAATAGCCGAGATCGCCGCCGGCTTATTCAAACTCCGTAATCCGCCAGAGATCAGAGGCACAGGGCACGTTGTCCGATCCCTGGAAGCCGCGCTCTGGGCATTCCACAAAGGCAACGACTTCCAGGAGGGTGCCTTACTGGCCGTCAACCTCGGCGACGATGCCGACACGACCGGCGCAGTATATGGCCAGATCGCCGGCGCCTTTTATGGCTACGATGCCATCCCCAAGTCATGGCGGGACATCGTGGCCATGAAAGATGTGATTTTGGCGTTCGCAGATAAATTACATACACTGTCCTCCAGTGGATCTGTACAAGGAGAATAA
- a CDS encoding flavodoxin family protein has translation MKILGICGSPRGTKSQTRALLETLLAEAATKGAQVEFVDLGKARIGFCQACEACHKGPDCVLNDDCRAILRQMLEADGIVLASPVYLDHVTAQMKALLDRTSHFVHCLRLTGKYMAALTTSGGGGGEATMAFMKRYAVTVGAQFVGGVDARVPLSESDVVAAGRLGNELVAAISNKQSWPDQAQAIQSQQIRFRNLIAFHKDHWPYEYKYWQDKGWM, from the coding sequence ATGAAAATACTCGGAATCTGTGGTAGTCCCAGGGGCACCAAAAGCCAAACCCGTGCCTTACTCGAAACACTACTGGCCGAAGCCGCAACCAAAGGGGCCCAGGTCGAATTCGTCGATCTGGGCAAGGCTCGGATCGGCTTCTGCCAGGCTTGTGAAGCCTGTCATAAGGGGCCTGACTGTGTTCTGAACGATGACTGCCGGGCTATCCTGCGCCAGATGCTGGAGGCGGATGGGATCGTGCTGGCATCTCCGGTCTACCTCGACCACGTTACCGCCCAAATGAAGGCGCTTCTTGACCGTACCAGCCACTTTGTCCACTGCCTGCGGCTGACCGGTAAATATATGGCCGCGCTGACAACCAGCGGCGGAGGAGGCGGTGAGGCGACGATGGCGTTCATGAAACGATATGCCGTGACGGTAGGCGCGCAGTTTGTTGGGGGCGTTGATGCCCGAGTGCCGTTGAGCGAATCCGATGTCGTTGCCGCCGGAAGGCTGGGCAATGAGCTGGTCGCCGCGATTTCGAATAAACAGTCATGGCCGGATCAGGCTCAGGCCATTCAGTCCCAGCAGATCCGTTTCCGCAACCTCATTGCCTTCCACAAAGATCACTGGCCCTACGAGTACAAGTACTGGCAGGATAAGGGTTGGATGTGA
- a CDS encoding vWA domain-containing protein, which translates to MKTQKASQKDYVHMVVILDRTGSMDSIRDDTIGGFNTFLKKQQAEPGKATLSLIQFDSQDPYEVIHKFMPLADVPELTRETFVPRASTPLDAMGRGINDLEASLAAMPAKARPARVVMVIITDGQENSSREFTKGQVEKMVKVKQDKSDWQFVFLSADLAAINDAVKTGIKMCASMAFDKDAHGTSAAFFSASERISDYRANRVPAVSFNEEDRAQQKNEKKR; encoded by the coding sequence ATGAAAACACAAAAAGCGTCTCAAAAAGATTACGTTCACATGGTGGTTATCTTGGACCGTACCGGCTCCATGGATTCGATCCGTGACGACACCATCGGTGGATTCAACACATTCCTGAAGAAGCAGCAGGCGGAGCCTGGCAAGGCAACGCTCTCCCTGATCCAATTCGACTCCCAGGATCCCTACGAGGTCATTCACAAGTTCATGCCTCTGGCGGATGTCCCGGAATTGACGCGGGAAACATTTGTGCCTCGCGCCAGCACGCCGCTGGATGCCATGGGGCGGGGGATCAACGACCTGGAGGCTAGTCTGGCGGCCATGCCGGCCAAGGCGCGGCCCGCTCGTGTGGTCATGGTTATCATCACCGACGGACAGGAGAATTCCAGTCGTGAATTCACCAAGGGTCAGGTGGAGAAGATGGTCAAGGTGAAACAGGATAAATCCGACTGGCAGTTTGTCTTCCTGAGCGCCGATCTGGCCGCCATCAATGATGCCGTCAAGACTGGTATCAAGATGTGCGCCTCGATGGCCTTCGATAAGGATGCCCACGGAACCTCGGCGGCCTTTTTCAGCGCCTCGGAACGGATTTCAGATTACCGTGCCAATCGTGTTCCGGCCGTTTCCTTCAACGAAGAGGACCGCGCCCAGCAGAAAAACGAAAAGAAACGGTGA